In the Brucella anthropi ATCC 49188 genome, one interval contains:
- the rplX gene encoding 50S ribosomal protein L24 produces the protein MQKIRKGDSVVVLSGKDKGRKGEVLKVMPKDEQALVRGINVVKRHQRQTQTQEAGIISKEAPIHLSNLAIADPKDGKPTRVGFRVEDGKKVRVAKRSGALIDG, from the coding sequence ATGCAGAAGATTCGCAAAGGCGACAGCGTTGTCGTGCTGTCCGGTAAGGACAAGGGCCGTAAAGGCGAAGTTCTCAAGGTTATGCCTAAGGACGAGCAGGCGCTCGTTCGCGGTATCAACGTTGTGAAGCGTCATCAGCGTCAGACCCAGACCCAGGAAGCCGGCATTATCTCCAAGGAAGCGCCGATCCACCTGTCTAACCTGGCAATTGCTGATCCCAAGGACGGTAAGCCGACCCGCGTCGGTTTCCGCGTCGAGGACGGCAAGAAGGTTCGTGTCGCAAAACGTTCTGGAGCGCTGATCGATGGCTGA
- the rpsJ gene encoding 30S ribosomal protein S10, whose product MNGQNIRIRLKAFDHRILDASTREIVSTAKRTGANVRGPIPLPTRIEKFTVNRSPHIDKKSREQFEMRTHKRLLDIVDPTPQTVDALMKLDLSAGVDVEIKL is encoded by the coding sequence ATGAACGGTCAAAACATCCGCATTCGCCTCAAGGCGTTTGATCATCGGATCCTTGACGCTTCGACGCGGGAAATCGTGTCGACTGCCAAGCGTACCGGTGCAAATGTGCGCGGACCGATCCCGCTTCCTACGCGGATCGAGAAGTTCACGGTTAACCGGTCGCCGCACATCGACAAGAAGAGCCGCGAGCAGTTCGAGATGCGCACGCACAAGCGTCTTCTCGATATCGTTGACCCGACCCCGCAGACGGTGGACGCGCTGATGAAGCTCGATCTGTCCGCCGGTGTCGATGTCGAGATCAAGCTTTAA
- the rplO gene encoding 50S ribosomal protein L15 encodes MKLNDLRDKPGSVKARKRVGRGIGSGTGKTGGRGVKGQKSRSGVAINGFEGGQMPIYRRLPKRGFTNIFAKSFNVVSLGRVQAAIDAGKLDAKAVVNLDSLKAAGVIRRAKDGVRILSDGELKAKVAFEVAGASKAAVEKIEKAGGSIKLPEAAAE; translated from the coding sequence ATGAAACTCAACGATCTGCGTGACAAGCCAGGTTCGGTCAAAGCACGCAAGCGTGTTGGCCGCGGTATCGGTTCGGGCACCGGCAAGACTGGTGGTCGTGGTGTCAAGGGGCAGAAGTCCCGTTCGGGCGTCGCGATCAACGGCTTCGAAGGCGGCCAGATGCCAATCTACCGCCGTCTGCCGAAGCGCGGCTTCACCAACATCTTCGCAAAGAGCTTCAACGTTGTATCGCTCGGCCGTGTTCAGGCCGCTATCGATGCAGGTAAGCTTGATGCCAAGGCAGTTGTGAACCTCGATTCGCTGAAGGCTGCTGGCGTGATTCGTCGTGCCAAAGACGGCGTTCGCATCCTTTCGGACGGCGAGCTGAAGGCAAAGGTTGCTTTCGAGGTAGCCGGTGCTTCCAAGGCTGCGGTCGAAAAGATCGAAAAGGCTGGCGGTAGCATCAAGCTTCCTGAAGCCGCTGCCGAATAA
- the rplC gene encoding 50S ribosomal protein L3: MRSGVIAQKLGMTRVYNDAGEHVPVTVLRMENCHVVAQRTVEKNGYTAVQLGVGLAKVKNTSKAMRGHFAKAEVEPKAKVAEFRVSPDNLLEVGAEITAEHFVAGQKVDVTGTSIGKGFAGVMKRHNFAGHRASHGNSITHRAHGSTGQRQDPGKVFKGKKMAGHMGQTRVTTQNIEVVSTDSDRGLILVRGAVPGSKGAWIIVRDAVKVSLPENAPKPAALRAGAAKAEAVATEGAE, translated from the coding sequence ATGCGTTCAGGTGTTATTGCACAGAAGCTGGGCATGACCCGCGTCTATAACGACGCCGGCGAGCATGTGCCGGTGACGGTTCTCCGCATGGAGAATTGCCACGTGGTAGCTCAGCGTACAGTTGAAAAGAATGGTTACACGGCTGTTCAGCTTGGCGTTGGACTTGCCAAGGTAAAGAACACGTCCAAGGCTATGCGCGGTCATTTCGCGAAGGCCGAGGTCGAGCCGAAGGCGAAGGTCGCGGAATTCCGCGTTTCGCCGGACAACCTCCTCGAAGTCGGCGCTGAAATCACCGCCGAACACTTCGTCGCCGGCCAGAAGGTCGATGTGACGGGTACTTCGATTGGTAAGGGCTTTGCTGGTGTTATGAAGCGTCATAACTTCGCCGGTCATCGCGCTTCCCATGGTAACTCCATTACCCACCGCGCTCACGGCTCGACCGGTCAGCGTCAGGACCCGGGTAAGGTGTTCAAGGGCAAGAAGATGGCTGGTCACATGGGCCAGACCCGCGTAACCACGCAGAATATTGAAGTTGTCTCGACGGACAGCGATCGCGGCCTCATTCTGGTTCGCGGTGCGGTTCCTGGCTCCAAGGGCGCCTGGATCATCGTGCGCGATGCGGTAAAGGTCTCGCTGCCTGAGAACGCGCCGAAGCCGGCCGCTCTGCGTGCAGGTGCCGCGAAGGCTGAAGCTGTCGCGACTGAGGGAGCCGAATAA
- the rplV gene encoding 50S ribosomal protein L22 yields MGKAKAPRQLKDNEAQAVARTLRVSPQKLNLVASMIRGKKVNAALADLTFSRKRIADTVKKTLQSAIANAENNHDLDVDSLIVAEAYVGKSIVMKRFHVRGRGRASRIEKPFSHLTIVVREVAEKGEAA; encoded by the coding sequence ATGGGCAAGGCTAAAGCTCCCCGTCAGCTCAAGGACAACGAAGCGCAAGCTGTTGCCCGTACGCTGCGCGTCAGCCCGCAGAAGCTGAACCTTGTTGCGAGCATGATCCGCGGCAAGAAGGTGAATGCGGCTCTTGCCGATCTGACGTTCTCGCGCAAGCGGATCGCCGATACGGTTAAGAAGACGCTCCAGTCCGCAATTGCGAACGCAGAAAACAACCATGACCTCGACGTCGATTCTCTGATCGTCGCCGAAGCCTATGTAGGTAAGTCGATCGTCATGAAGCGCTTCCACGTCCGTGGCCGTGGCCGCGCGAGCCGTATCGAGAAGCCGTTTTCGCATCTCACCATTGTTGTCCGCGAAGTCGCGGAAAAAGGGGAGGCCGCATAA
- the rplB gene encoding 50S ribosomal protein L2: protein MALKHFNPITPGQRQLVIVDRSGLYKGKPVKSLTEGLSKKGGRNNTGRITVRFQGGGHKRTYRFIDFKRRKLDVVGTVERLEYDPNRTAFIALIRYEDGELAYILAPQRLAVGDKVVAGNSVDVKPGNAMPLASMPVGTIVHNVELKPGKGGQIARSAGTYAQLVGRDQGMAILRLNSGEQRLVPGACFASVGAVSNPDHGNINDGKAGRSVWRGKRPHVRGVAMNPVDHPHGGGEGRTSGGRHPVTPWGKPTKGKKTRSNKSTDKFIMRSRHQRKK, encoded by the coding sequence ATGGCACTCAAGCATTTTAATCCGATCACGCCAGGCCAGCGTCAGCTGGTCATCGTGGACCGTTCGGGACTCTACAAGGGCAAGCCGGTCAAGTCCCTGACCGAAGGTCTGTCCAAGAAGGGTGGCCGTAACAACACCGGTCGTATCACTGTTCGCTTTCAGGGCGGTGGTCACAAGCGTACGTACCGTTTCATCGATTTCAAGCGTCGCAAGCTTGACGTCGTCGGCACTGTCGAACGTCTGGAATACGATCCGAACCGCACCGCGTTCATCGCGCTGATCCGTTACGAAGACGGTGAACTGGCATACATCCTGGCTCCGCAGCGTCTTGCTGTTGGTGACAAGGTTGTTGCAGGCAACTCCGTCGACGTGAAGCCGGGCAACGCAATGCCGCTCGCTTCCATGCCGGTTGGCACGATCGTTCACAACGTCGAACTGAAGCCTGGCAAGGGCGGTCAGATCGCTCGTTCGGCTGGCACCTACGCCCAGCTGGTTGGTCGCGATCAGGGCATGGCCATTCTGCGCCTCAACTCCGGTGAACAGCGTCTGGTTCCAGGTGCCTGCTTTGCTTCGGTCGGTGCAGTGTCCAACCCGGACCACGGCAACATCAACGACGGTAAGGCCGGTCGTTCGGTGTGGCGTGGCAAGCGTCCGCACGTTCGCGGCGTTGCAATGAACCCGGTCGATCACCCGCATGGTGGTGGTGAAGGTCGTACCTCGGGTGGTCGTCACCCTGTCACTCCGTGGGGCAAGCCTACGAAGGGCAAGAAGACGCGCTCGAACAAGTCGACCGACAAGTTCATCATGCGTTCGCGCCATCAGCGCAAGAAGTAA
- the rplP gene encoding 50S ribosomal protein L16 yields the protein MMQPKRTKFRKQFKGRIHGNSKGGTDLNFGAFGLKAVEPERVTARQIEAARRAITRHMKRAGRVWIRIFPDLPVTSKPTEVRMGKGKGSVDYWACRVAPGRVMFELDGVPEDVAREALRLGAAKLPIKTRFIQRIAE from the coding sequence ATGATGCAGCCTAAGCGCACCAAGTTCCGCAAGCAGTTCAAGGGCCGTATTCACGGCAACTCGAAAGGCGGCACGGATCTGAATTTCGGTGCATTCGGTTTGAAGGCCGTTGAGCCGGAACGCGTCACTGCACGTCAGATCGAAGCGGCCCGCCGCGCGATCACCCGTCACATGAAGCGTGCCGGTCGCGTGTGGATCCGCATCTTCCCTGACCTGCCAGTTACGTCGAAGCCTACCGAAGTCCGTATGGGTAAAGGTAAGGGTTCGGTTGATTACTGGGCATGCCGTGTGGCACCAGGTCGCGTGATGTTTGAGCTTGACGGCGTACCCGAAGATGTGGCACGCGAAGCCCTCAGACTCGGCGCAGCAAAGTTGCCGATCAAGACGCGCTTTATCCAGCGCATTGCTGAATAA
- the rpsH gene encoding 30S ribosomal protein S8 — MSVSDPIGDMLTRIRNAVGRKKTKVSTPASKLRARVLDVLQSEGYIRGYTQSEFVNGKAEIEIELKYYEGVPVIRELTRVSKPGRRVYVSVKSIPQVANGLGISILSTPKGVMADHEAREQNVGGELLCRIF; from the coding sequence ATGTCTGTGTCAGATCCTATCGGCGACATGCTGACCCGTATTCGTAACGCAGTAGGCCGCAAGAAGACCAAGGTTTCGACCCCGGCTTCCAAGTTGCGCGCTCGCGTTCTTGATGTTCTTCAGTCTGAAGGTTACATCCGCGGATACACGCAGAGTGAATTCGTGAACGGCAAAGCCGAGATCGAAATCGAACTGAAGTACTATGAAGGCGTTCCAGTCATTCGTGAACTGACCCGCGTTTCGAAGCCTGGCCGCCGTGTATACGTGTCGGTCAAGTCGATCCCGCAGGTTGCGAATGGTCTTGGCATCTCGATCCTGTCCACCCCTAAGGGTGTGATGGCTGATCATGAAGCCCGTGAACAAAACGTTGGTGGTGAGCTGCTCTGCCGCATCTTCTGA
- the rplD gene encoding 50S ribosomal protein L4 has translation MDLTITTLEGKDAGKVKLNEEIFGLDPRDDILQRVVRWQLARRQQGSHKAQGRGDVSRTGAKMYKQKGTGRARHHSARAPQFRGGGQAHGPVVRSHDHDLPKKVRALGLRHALSAKAKASDLIIIDDLAATEAKTKQLVSQFAKLGLENALVIGGAEIDVNFQRAASNIPNIDVLPVQGINVYDILRRGKLVLSKAAVEALEERFK, from the coding sequence ATGGATCTCACGATTACCACTCTTGAAGGCAAGGATGCCGGCAAGGTCAAGCTGAACGAAGAAATCTTCGGCCTCGACCCGCGTGACGACATTCTTCAGCGCGTTGTGCGCTGGCAGCTGGCTCGCCGCCAGCAGGGCTCCCATAAGGCTCAGGGCCGTGGCGACGTAAGCCGCACCGGCGCAAAGATGTACAAGCAGAAGGGTACGGGTCGCGCTCGTCACCATTCCGCTCGCGCTCCGCAGTTCCGCGGTGGTGGTCAGGCTCACGGACCGGTTGTCCGTTCGCACGATCACGATCTGCCGAAGAAGGTTCGCGCTCTTGGCCTGCGTCATGCCCTGTCTGCAAAGGCAAAGGCATCTGACCTGATCATCATCGATGATCTGGCTGCAACGGAAGCCAAGACGAAGCAGCTTGTTTCGCAGTTCGCCAAGCTCGGTCTTGAAAATGCACTCGTCATCGGCGGTGCAGAGATCGACGTGAACTTCCAGCGCGCGGCTTCGAACATCCCGAACATCGACGTTCTGCCGGTGCAGGGCATCAATGTTTACGACATCCTTCGCCGCGGCAAGCTCGTTCTTTCCAAGGCGGCTGTCGAAGCCCTCGAGGAGCGTTTCAAATGA
- the rpsC gene encoding 30S ribosomal protein S3, with protein MGQKINPIGLRLGINRTWDSRWYANTGEYGKLLHEDVKIREFLTEELKQAAISKIVIERPHKKCRVTIHSARPGIIIGKKGADIEKLRKKLSEMTNADTSLNIVEVRKPEIDATLIAQSIAQQLERRVAFRRAMKRAVQSAMRLGAEGIRINCSGRLGGAEIARMEWYREGRVPLHTLRADIDYGTAEAKTAYGICGVKVWVFKGEILEHDPMASERRAVEGDNQGSSSNRRRENA; from the coding sequence ATGGGTCAGAAGATTAATCCGATCGGTCTTCGCCTCGGCATCAACCGCACCTGGGATTCGCGTTGGTACGCGAATACCGGTGAGTACGGCAAGCTGCTGCATGAAGATGTCAAGATCCGCGAATTCCTCACCGAGGAACTGAAGCAGGCTGCGATCTCCAAGATCGTAATCGAGCGTCCGCACAAGAAGTGCCGCGTGACGATCCATTCGGCTCGTCCGGGCATCATCATCGGCAAGAAGGGTGCAGACATCGAAAAGCTCCGCAAGAAGCTTTCCGAGATGACCAATGCCGATACGTCGCTCAACATCGTTGAAGTTCGCAAGCCGGAAATCGACGCTACGCTGATCGCTCAGTCGATCGCTCAGCAGCTCGAACGCCGTGTGGCATTCCGTCGCGCCATGAAGCGTGCCGTTCAGTCGGCAATGCGTCTTGGAGCCGAAGGTATCCGTATCAACTGCTCGGGTCGTCTGGGTGGCGCGGAAATCGCTCGCATGGAATGGTACCGTGAAGGTCGCGTTCCGCTTCATACGCTTCGCGCCGATATCGACTACGGTACGGCAGAAGCGAAGACCGCTTATGGTATCTGCGGCGTGAAGGTCTGGGTCTTCAAGGGCGAGATTCTTGAACACGATCCGATGGCTTCCGAGCGTCGTGCGGTCGAGGGTGACAATCAGGGTTCCTCGTCGAACCGCCGCCGCGAAAACGCTTAA
- the rpsQ gene encoding 30S ribosomal protein S17, translating to MPKRVLQGVVVSDKNDKTVVVKVERRYSHPLLQKTVRQSKKYKAHDENNQFKVGDLVSIQESAPISKDKRWVVLTNEAAG from the coding sequence ATGCCTAAACGCGTTCTGCAGGGCGTTGTCGTCAGCGACAAGAATGACAAGACTGTTGTGGTCAAGGTTGAGCGCCGCTATTCGCACCCGCTCCTCCAGAAGACCGTGCGTCAGTCTAAGAAGTACAAGGCGCATGACGAAAACAACCAGTTCAAGGTTGGCGATCTCGTTTCCATTCAGGAATCGGCTCCAATCTCGAAGGACAAACGCTGGGTCGTTCTCACGAACGAAGCAGCAGGCTAA
- the rpsS gene encoding 30S ribosomal protein S19, translating into MARSVWKGPFVDGYLLTKAEKVREGGRNEVIKMWSRRSTILPQFVGLTFGVYNGNKHVPVSISEEMVGHKFGEFAPTRTYYGHGADKKSKRK; encoded by the coding sequence GTGGCTCGTTCAGTTTGGAAAGGTCCGTTCGTCGATGGCTATCTTCTCACGAAGGCTGAGAAGGTACGCGAAGGCGGTCGTAATGAAGTTATCAAGATGTGGAGCCGTCGCTCCACCATCCTGCCGCAGTTTGTCGGTCTGACTTTCGGCGTCTACAACGGCAACAAGCATGTGCCGGTGTCGATTTCGGAAGAAATGGTCGGACACAAGTTCGGTGAATTCGCGCCTACACGTACCTATTACGGTCACGGCGCGGACAAGAAGTCGAAGAGGAAGTAA
- the rpsE gene encoding 30S ribosomal protein S5 encodes MAQRERNREDRGREERDSEFVDKLVHINRVAKVVKGGRRFGFAALVVVGDQKGRVGFGHGKAREVPEAIRKATEAAKRDMIFVPLRSGRTLHHDVEGRHGAGKVLLRAAPAGKGIIAGGPMRAVFETLGVQDVVAKSLGSSNPYNMVRATFDALKHQMHPKDIAAQRGIKYSTLQARRHDVVGSEE; translated from the coding sequence ATGGCACAGAGAGAACGTAACCGCGAAGATCGCGGCCGTGAGGAGCGCGACAGCGAATTCGTCGATAAGCTCGTTCACATCAACCGCGTCGCCAAGGTCGTCAAGGGCGGCCGTCGCTTCGGTTTTGCTGCGCTCGTCGTTGTTGGCGACCAGAAGGGCCGCGTAGGCTTCGGTCATGGCAAGGCTCGTGAAGTGCCGGAAGCTATCCGTAAGGCTACGGAAGCTGCCAAGCGCGACATGATCTTCGTACCGCTGCGTTCGGGCCGTACGCTGCACCACGATGTTGAAGGCCGTCACGGCGCCGGCAAGGTTCTGCTCCGCGCAGCTCCTGCTGGTAAGGGTATCATCGCCGGTGGTCCGATGCGTGCAGTGTTCGAAACGCTCGGCGTTCAGGACGTTGTCGCCAAGTCGCTCGGTTCGTCGAACCCTTACAACATGGTTCGTGCGACGTTCGATGCTCTGAAGCATCAGATGCATCCGAAGGACATCGCTGCACAGCGCGGCATCAAGTACTCGACCCTTCAGGCTCGCCGCCATGATGTGGTCGGTTCGGAAGAGTAG
- the rpmD gene encoding 50S ribosomal protein L30: MAEKKGKTVTVEQIGSPIRRPAEQRATLIGLGLNKMHRRSTLEDTPAVRGMIAKLPHLVRVVDEA; encoded by the coding sequence ATGGCTGAGAAGAAGGGCAAGACGGTTACGGTCGAGCAGATCGGAAGCCCAATCCGTCGTCCAGCCGAGCAGCGCGCAACGCTGATCGGTCTGGGTCTTAATAAAATGCACCGCCGCAGCACGCTGGAAGATACTCCAGCAGTTCGTGGCATGATCGCCAAGCTTCCACACCTCGTCCGAGTTGTGGACGAGGCGTGA
- the rplR gene encoding 50S ribosomal protein L18, whose translation MASPKETLQRRAARVRRQVKAVANGRPRLSVHRSSKNIYVQVIDDVRGVTIAAASTLDGDLKGKLKTGADSAAAAAVGKLVAERAVKAGVSEVVFDRGAFIYHGRVKALAEAAREGGLSF comes from the coding sequence ATGGCATCGCCAAAAGAAACTTTGCAGCGTCGCGCTGCTCGTGTACGCCGTCAGGTCAAGGCTGTTGCAAACGGCCGTCCGCGTCTCAGCGTGCACCGCTCTTCCAAGAACATCTACGTTCAGGTTATCGACGACGTTCGCGGTGTTACCATCGCCGCTGCTTCGACCCTGGATGGCGACCTGAAGGGCAAGCTCAAGACTGGCGCCGACTCCGCAGCAGCAGCTGCAGTTGGCAAGCTGGTTGCCGAGCGTGCCGTTAAAGCAGGCGTCAGCGAAGTAGTGTTCGACCGTGGTGCATTCATTTACCACGGCCGTGTGAAGGCTCTCGCCGAAGCTGCCCGCGAAGGCGGACTGAGCTTCTAA
- the rpmC gene encoding 50S ribosomal protein L29, producing MKAADVRAKSLDQLNDELGTLKKEQFNLRFQKATGQLEKTARVKQVRRDIARIKTIARQKAAASKA from the coding sequence ATGAAAGCCGCAGACGTTCGGGCGAAGAGCCTCGATCAACTGAATGACGAGCTGGGCACCCTGAAGAAAGAGCAGTTCAACCTGCGCTTTCAGAAGGCCACCGGCCAGCTCGAAAAAACCGCGCGCGTGAAGCAGGTTCGCCGCGACATCGCGCGTATTAAGACTATTGCCCGCCAGAAGGCGGCCGCAAGCAAGGCATAA
- the rplE gene encoding 50S ribosomal protein L5, with the protein MAEAKALPRFKKLYNENIRKALLEEFKYDNEMQIPRITKVVLNMGVGEATGDSKKPAVAAEDLGLIAGQKAVITRARNSIATFKLREGMPIGTKVTLRQDRMYEFLDRFITIALPRVRDFRGLNPKSFDGRGNYAMGIKEHIVFPEINYDKVDQIWGMDIIVCTTAKTDDEARALLRAFNFPFRQ; encoded by the coding sequence ATGGCTGAAGCTAAGGCACTTCCCCGCTTCAAGAAGCTTTACAACGAAAACATTCGTAAGGCTCTGCTTGAAGAATTCAAATACGACAACGAGATGCAGATTCCACGCATCACCAAGGTTGTCCTCAACATGGGCGTTGGCGAAGCCACTGGCGACTCCAAGAAGCCGGCTGTAGCTGCTGAAGACCTTGGCTTGATTGCTGGTCAAAAGGCTGTTATCACCCGCGCCCGTAACTCGATCGCAACATTCAAGTTGCGTGAAGGCATGCCGATCGGCACGAAGGTCACCCTTCGCCAGGACCGCATGTACGAATTCCTTGATCGTTTCATCACGATCGCTCTTCCTCGCGTTCGCGACTTCCGCGGCCTGAACCCGAAGAGCTTTGACGGACGTGGCAACTATGCCATGGGTATCAAGGAGCACATCGTGTTTCCGGAAATCAACTACGATAAGGTTGATCAGATCTGGGGCATGGACATCATCGTTTGCACGACCGCCAAGACGGATGATGAGGCGCGCGCTCTTCTGCGTGCATTCAACTTCCCCTTCCGGCAGTAA
- the rplN gene encoding 50S ribosomal protein L14, with protein sequence MIQMQTNLDVADNSGARRVMCIKVLGGSKRRYASVGDIIVVSIKEAIPRGRVKKGDVMKAVVVRTAKDIRRPDGSVIRFDNNAAVLIDNKKEPIGTRIFGPVPRELRAKNHMKIISLAPEVL encoded by the coding sequence ATGATTCAGATGCAAACAAACCTCGACGTGGCGGATAACTCCGGCGCACGTCGTGTCATGTGCATCAAGGTGCTGGGCGGCTCGAAGCGGCGTTACGCTTCCGTTGGCGACATCATTGTGGTGTCGATCAAGGAAGCTATTCCGCGCGGCCGCGTCAAAAAGGGTGATGTGATGAAGGCGGTTGTTGTACGCACCGCCAAGGACATCCGTCGTCCGGACGGCAGCGTTATTCGTTTCGATAACAATGCAGCCGTTCTCATCGATAACAAGAAAGAGCCGATCGGCACGCGTATCTTCGGACCGGTTCCGCGCGAACTTCGCGCAAAGAACCATATGAAGATCATCTCGCTGGCCCCGGAAGTTCTGTAA
- the rpsN gene encoding 30S ribosomal protein S14, with protein sequence MAKTSAVEKNKRREKLVKRHADKRARLKAIVMDQGLPLEERFRATIRLAELPRNSSKVRIRNRCEVSGRPRGYYRKLKMSRIALRQLGSLGQIPGIVKSSW encoded by the coding sequence ATGGCCAAGACTAGCGCAGTCGAAAAAAACAAGCGCCGCGAAAAGTTGGTTAAGCGTCATGCTGACAAGCGTGCACGTCTGAAGGCGATCGTAATGGATCAGGGCCTTCCGCTGGAGGAGCGCTTCCGCGCCACTATCCGGCTTGCCGAACTGCCGCGCAATTCATCGAAGGTTCGTATTCGCAATCGTTGCGAAGTTTCGGGCCGTCCGCGTGGTTATTACCGTAAACTGAAGATGTCGCGTATTGCGCTCCGTCAGTTGGGTTCGCTCGGTCAGATCCCGGGCATCGTCAAGTCGAGCTGGTAA
- a CDS encoding 50S ribosomal protein L23, which yields MTDLRHYDVIVSPVITEKSTMVSEHNQVVFNVARKATKPEIKAAVEALFGVKVTAVNTAVRKGKVKRFRGLIGRQSDVKKAIVTLAEGQSIDVSTGL from the coding sequence ATGACTGATCTTCGCCATTACGACGTGATCGTCAGCCCGGTTATCACCGAGAAGTCCACCATGGTTTCCGAACACAACCAGGTTGTCTTCAACGTAGCCCGCAAGGCAACGAAGCCGGAAATCAAGGCTGCAGTCGAAGCGCTGTTCGGCGTCAAGGTTACCGCAGTCAACACTGCAGTGCGCAAGGGTAAGGTTAAGCGGTTCCGCGGCCTTATCGGGCGCCAGAGCGACGTCAAGAAAGCGATCGTTACTTTGGCCGAAGGCCAGAGCATCGACGTTTCGACCGGTCTCTGA
- the rplF gene encoding 50S ribosomal protein L6: MSRIGKKPVPVPAGVTASVDGQIVKAKGAKGELSFVVHDEVLVKMEDGAVSVDPRDQSKEARSKWGMSRTMISNIFVGVKDGFEKKLEISGVGYRAAMQGKNLQLSLGFSHEVVYDVPAGITVAVPKPTEIVVTGIDKQQVGQVAAEIREYRGPEPYKGKGVKYAGEKIVRKEGKKK; this comes from the coding sequence ATGTCTCGTATCGGTAAAAAACCCGTGCCGGTCCCGGCAGGCGTGACCGCCAGTGTTGATGGGCAGATCGTCAAGGCCAAGGGCGCGAAGGGTGAACTCTCCTTCGTCGTGCACGATGAAGTTCTGGTCAAGATGGAAGATGGCGCTGTCAGCGTCGATCCGCGCGACCAGTCGAAGGAAGCTCGTTCGAAGTGGGGCATGTCCCGCACGATGATCTCCAACATTTTTGTTGGCGTGAAGGACGGCTTCGAAAAGAAGCTCGAAATCAGCGGCGTCGGTTACCGCGCTGCCATGCAGGGTAAGAACCTGCAGCTTTCGCTCGGCTTCAGCCACGAAGTGGTCTACGACGTGCCTGCTGGCATCACTGTTGCCGTTCCGAAGCCGACGGAAATCGTCGTCACCGGTATCGACAAGCAGCAGGTCGGTCAGGTCGCGGCTGAGATCCGCGAATATCGCGGCCCCGAGCCTTACAAGGGCAAGGGCGTCAAGTATGCTGGCGAGAAGATCGTCCGCAAAGAAGGCAAGAAGAAGTAA